A genomic segment from Comamonas terrigena NBRC 13299 encodes:
- a CDS encoding ChaN family lipoprotein produces MQLKTILINKLAHATLAAAVLALAGCGALRSPPPSSLAADALDAPAWLQHLERFDRAQPLPAILLLGEQHDAPAHQQWERDTIQTLARDGRLAAVVLEMAHAGTDSRALDRNPSENDVQAALQWNAAGWPWERYASVVMAAVQAGVPVYGGNLPRSAMRSVMQQAHWDQHLPSEAWERQRDAIRIGHCGLLPEAQLTPMARIQLAKDERMTQTAKALLQPGKTVLIVAGRGHVLREVGIPTWLPAHITTGVAVAQAQGAEPTRVSDRDWLVHTPAIPAEDHCAALRAQWKDGAPGANRPAAKQP; encoded by the coding sequence ATGCAGTTGAAAACCATTCTCATTAACAAGCTTGCACACGCCACCTTGGCAGCAGCGGTGCTGGCACTGGCCGGCTGTGGCGCACTGCGCTCGCCCCCTCCATCCTCCCTGGCCGCAGACGCCCTGGATGCCCCGGCCTGGCTGCAGCATCTGGAACGTTTCGACCGTGCCCAGCCCCTGCCCGCCATCCTGCTGCTGGGCGAACAGCACGATGCCCCTGCCCACCAACAATGGGAACGCGACACCATCCAGACCCTGGCGCGTGACGGCCGCCTGGCGGCCGTGGTGCTGGAGATGGCCCATGCCGGCACGGACAGCCGTGCGCTGGACCGCAACCCCAGCGAAAACGATGTCCAGGCCGCGCTGCAGTGGAATGCCGCCGGCTGGCCCTGGGAACGCTACGCCTCCGTGGTGATGGCTGCCGTGCAGGCCGGCGTGCCGGTCTATGGCGGCAATCTGCCGCGCAGCGCCATGCGCAGCGTGATGCAGCAAGCCCACTGGGACCAGCACCTGCCCTCTGAAGCCTGGGAACGCCAGCGCGATGCCATCCGCATCGGCCACTGCGGCCTGCTGCCTGAGGCCCAGCTCACGCCCATGGCCCGCATCCAGCTGGCCAAGGACGAGCGCATGACCCAGACCGCCAAGGCGCTGCTCCAGCCCGGCAAGACCGTGCTGATCGTGGCCGGGCGCGGCCATGTGCTGCGGGAGGTGGGGATCCCCACCTGGTTGCCGGCCCACATCACCACCGGTGTGGCCGTGGCCCAGGCCCAAGGCGCCGAGCCCACGCGGGTCAGCGACCGCGACTGGCTGGTTCACACCCCGGCCATCCCCGCCGAAGACCATTGCGCCGCACTGCGCGCGCAGTGGAAAGACGGGGCCCCAGGCGCAAACCGGCCCGCCGCGAAACAGCCATGA
- a CDS encoding LysR family transcriptional regulator, whose protein sequence is MRNLNLDQLQTLIAIADLGTFAAAAQALHLAPPTVSLHIKELESRLDAVLLLRGRRQAELTPAGAALVEQGRKLLAASDDLIDLVQRRASGREGLVRVGVSAGVSTRLLPLMLEALGQRSPGVEVRLEAVGSTDAMQRLQAGTLDIAVVASPQPAAADIVLTPWRTDPMVALLPSAWNAPAQITPDWLAERRWASFAPATQMHGLISAWFGQAGHHPRPFLTLTYPGALKSLAAASQSAALLPLEEVEDQRHAPGVDIRPLHPPLLRPMAVAHRRLPVPNPAVEAVLQVLAAFAS, encoded by the coding sequence ATGCGTAACCTCAACCTCGACCAGTTGCAGACCCTGATCGCCATTGCCGATCTGGGCACTTTCGCCGCCGCCGCACAGGCACTGCATCTGGCGCCGCCGACGGTGAGCCTGCACATCAAGGAGCTGGAGTCCCGGCTGGATGCCGTGCTGTTGCTGCGCGGGCGCCGGCAGGCCGAGCTGACGCCGGCTGGTGCGGCGCTGGTGGAGCAAGGCCGCAAGCTGTTGGCGGCGAGTGACGATCTGATTGACCTGGTGCAACGCCGTGCCAGCGGGCGCGAAGGGTTGGTGCGTGTGGGCGTGTCGGCCGGCGTCAGCACCCGGCTGCTGCCCTTGATGCTGGAAGCCCTGGGCCAGCGCAGCCCGGGCGTGGAAGTGCGGCTGGAGGCCGTGGGTTCCACCGATGCCATGCAGCGCCTGCAGGCCGGGACATTGGATATCGCCGTGGTAGCCAGCCCCCAGCCGGCGGCGGCCGACATTGTGCTCACACCCTGGCGCACCGATCCCATGGTGGCTTTGCTGCCTTCAGCCTGGAATGCACCGGCGCAGATCACGCCGGATTGGCTGGCCGAGCGCCGCTGGGCCTCGTTTGCGCCTGCCACCCAGATGCACGGGCTGATTTCCGCCTGGTTTGGCCAGGCCGGCCACCATCCGCGTCCGTTTCTGACGCTGACCTACCCCGGTGCCCTCAAGAGCCTGGCCGCTGCCAGCCAGAGTGCGGCCCTGCTGCCGCTGGAAGAGGTGGAGGACCAGCGCCATGCGCCGGGTGTGGACATTCGCCCGCTGCACCCGCCGCTGCTGAGGCCCATGGCGGTGGCCCACCGTCGGCTGCCCGTGCCCAACCCGGCGGTGGAGGCGGTGCTGCAGGTACTGGCGGCATTTGCCAGCTGA
- a CDS encoding DUF799 domain-containing protein — translation MRFPRISRALQWGALLATSAWLAGCVTAPTKDYSAYRAAKPASILVLPPVNDAPEVQASASVLSQATLPLAEAGYYVMPVTLVSETFRQNGLEIAGDIHEVPTPKLKEIFGADAALYIRVTKYGTTYQVIQSATVVSVEARLVDLRTGEQLWDGRASASNQEGGNNSGGGLIGMLVTALVNQIINSATDAAHPMAGVATNRMLAVGTPNGLLYGPRSPQYGKN, via the coding sequence ATGCGCTTCCCCCGGATTTCCCGCGCCCTCCAATGGGGTGCCCTGCTGGCCACCAGCGCCTGGCTGGCCGGCTGTGTCACAGCACCCACCAAGGACTACAGCGCCTACCGCGCCGCCAAGCCGGCCTCCATTCTGGTGCTCCCACCGGTCAACGACGCCCCCGAAGTCCAGGCCAGCGCCAGCGTGCTGTCACAGGCCACCCTGCCTTTGGCCGAGGCCGGCTACTACGTGATGCCCGTCACGCTGGTGAGTGAAACCTTCCGCCAAAACGGTCTGGAAATTGCCGGTGACATCCACGAAGTGCCGACGCCCAAGCTCAAGGAGATCTTCGGCGCCGATGCCGCGCTGTACATCCGCGTGACCAAGTACGGCACCACCTACCAGGTAATCCAGAGTGCCACGGTGGTCAGCGTCGAGGCCCGCCTCGTCGACCTGCGCACCGGCGAGCAACTGTGGGACGGTCGTGCATCCGCCTCCAACCAAGAGGGAGGCAACAACTCCGGTGGCGGCCTGATCGGCATGCTGGTGACGGCCCTGGTCAACCAGATCATCAACTCCGCCACCGATGCGGCCCACCCCATGGCGGGAGTGGCCACCAACCGCATGCTCGCGGTGGGTACACCCAACGGTCTGCTGTACGGCCCGCGCTCACCGCAGTACGGCAAAAACTGA
- a CDS encoding acyclic terpene utilization AtuA family protein, which translates to MTPATPPPAPLLIGCAAGFSGDRIDAAGPVVQELIRQHQPAVLIFETLAERTLALAQLARRSNPEAGFEPLMPEFLRPVLADCLQHGIRIVSNFGAANPPAAARAIQCLAQELGIRTPRIAVVHGDDLSAPAHRPLLTAALAERMPAHELVSANAYIGAQPIAAALQAGAEIVVCGRVSDPSLVVGPVMAHYGWAWDDWDRLGRATMVGHLLECGTQVTGGYFADPGYKDVPGMDRLGYPIAEVDAEGHCTLFKPQGTGGCITTATVKEQLLYEIHDPAQYLTPDVVADISAAEVIAVGPDRVRLQGVQGHARPETLKVNVCYATGWFAEAEISYAGPRAAERARLAGQTIQQRLGHIAPLRTDLIGVTSVWGDDRSRWLEGADLQQASQDVRLRMAWQHADHAAALRLPREVNALYCCGPAGGGGVRTHMRQRLGLTSCYIAQQHIPTGFTWAAPLTTTELSHA; encoded by the coding sequence ATGACACCCGCTACGCCCCCTCCCGCCCCCCTGCTGATTGGCTGTGCCGCCGGCTTCTCGGGCGACCGCATCGATGCCGCCGGCCCCGTGGTGCAAGAGCTGATCCGCCAGCACCAGCCGGCCGTGCTGATTTTTGAAACCCTGGCCGAACGCACGCTGGCACTGGCCCAGCTGGCCCGGCGCAGCAACCCGGAAGCCGGCTTCGAGCCGCTGATGCCCGAATTCCTGCGCCCCGTGCTGGCCGATTGCCTGCAGCACGGCATCCGCATCGTCAGCAACTTTGGGGCGGCCAATCCGCCCGCCGCGGCCCGTGCCATCCAGTGCCTGGCACAGGAGCTGGGCATCCGCACACCGCGCATCGCCGTGGTGCATGGCGATGACCTGAGCGCGCCCGCACACCGCCCGCTGTTGACCGCCGCCCTGGCCGAGCGCATGCCCGCACACGAGCTGGTCAGCGCCAATGCCTACATCGGCGCACAGCCCATTGCGGCAGCGCTGCAGGCCGGGGCCGAGATCGTGGTCTGCGGGCGGGTGTCCGACCCCTCCCTGGTGGTGGGCCCCGTCATGGCCCATTACGGCTGGGCCTGGGACGACTGGGACCGCCTGGGCCGCGCCACCATGGTGGGCCACCTGCTGGAATGCGGCACGCAAGTGACCGGCGGCTACTTTGCCGACCCCGGCTACAAGGACGTTCCGGGCATGGACCGCCTGGGCTACCCGATTGCCGAGGTGGATGCCGAGGGGCACTGCACACTCTTCAAGCCACAGGGCACCGGCGGCTGCATCACCACCGCCACCGTCAAGGAACAGCTGCTGTACGAAATCCACGACCCGGCGCAGTACCTGACCCCCGATGTGGTCGCCGACATCAGCGCCGCAGAAGTCATCGCCGTCGGCCCGGACCGGGTGCGCCTGCAAGGGGTACAAGGCCATGCCCGCCCCGAGACGCTCAAGGTCAATGTCTGCTACGCCACCGGCTGGTTTGCCGAGGCCGAAATCTCCTACGCCGGCCCCCGCGCCGCGGAGCGTGCACGCCTGGCCGGACAGACCATCCAGCAGCGCCTGGGCCATATCGCGCCCCTGCGCACCGACCTGATTGGCGTGACCAGCGTGTGGGGGGACGACCGCAGCCGCTGGCTGGAAGGCGCCGACCTGCAGCAGGCCAGCCAGGATGTGCGCCTGCGCATGGCCTGGCAGCATGCCGACCACGCTGCCGCCCTGCGCCTGCCGCGTGAAGTGAATGCCCTGTACTGCTGCGGCCCGGCCGGCGGCGGTGGCGTGCGCACCCATATGCGCCAGCGGCTGGGGCTGACCTCGTGCTACATCGCCCAGCAGCACATTCCCACCGGCTTTACCTGGGCCGCCCCTTTGACCACCACGGAGCTGTCGCATGCCTGA
- a CDS encoding AtuA-related protein: MPEPTTTLPLYRLAHGRTGDKGNRSNISVIAYHPALWELVHTQVTADAVRSLFADRQPGQVTRHVLPRLQAMNLVLDDVLDGGVNDALNLDSHGKTLCFRVLQMPIAVPTALLPQLQPHLAGPPTDA; this comes from the coding sequence ATGCCTGAGCCCACCACCACCCTGCCGCTGTACCGGCTGGCCCATGGCCGCACGGGCGACAAAGGCAACCGCTCCAACATCAGTGTGATCGCCTACCACCCCGCGCTGTGGGAACTGGTCCACACCCAGGTCACGGCAGACGCCGTGCGTAGCTTGTTTGCCGACCGCCAGCCGGGCCAGGTCACCCGCCATGTGCTGCCCCGGCTGCAGGCCATGAACCTGGTGCTGGACGATGTGCTGGATGGGGGCGTGAACGATGCCCTCAACCTCGACAGCCACGGCAAGACCCTGTGCTTTCGCGTGCTGCAAATGCCCATTGCCGTGCCCACCGCGCTGCTGCCCCAGTTGCAGCCGCATCTGGCCGGCCCCCCTACAGACGCCTAG
- a CDS encoding Bug family tripartite tricarboxylate transporter substrate binding protein — protein sequence MPTLPHPAHLARLARRTLLASIALALAPSAFAQGAYPNKPITLLVPFAAGSATDQLARALGQSITDQTKQPVVVENKGGASGMIAAQAAAKAAPDGYTVLITTNTTHAANEHLYKKLSYDPVKDFAPLGGLGKGGQVLVVPANAPYKSVGELVAFAKANPGKLSFGSGSSSSRIAGEMLKQLAGVDILHVPYKSNPLAITDLLGGQINLMITDVSTGVPQIKAGKLRALGYSTPKRSTQLPDVPTIAEAGVKGYDMGYWFAAYAPAHTPAPVVARLNQLLTTAVGSAAAKSFFEMSGSEPWTTTPQELAQFQAAETQKWGQVIKAAGITPE from the coding sequence ATGCCGACACTGCCCCATCCCGCCCACCTGGCCCGCCTCGCTCGCCGCACCCTGCTGGCCAGTATCGCTCTGGCCCTGGCCCCCAGCGCCTTTGCCCAAGGCGCCTACCCCAACAAGCCCATCACCCTGCTGGTGCCGTTTGCCGCCGGCAGTGCCACCGACCAGCTGGCCCGCGCCCTGGGGCAGTCCATCACCGACCAGACCAAGCAGCCCGTAGTGGTGGAAAACAAGGGAGGGGCCAGCGGCATGATTGCCGCGCAGGCTGCCGCCAAGGCCGCTCCGGACGGCTACACCGTGCTGATCACGACCAACACCACACATGCGGCCAATGAACACCTGTACAAAAAGCTGTCCTACGACCCCGTCAAGGACTTTGCCCCGCTGGGCGGCTTGGGCAAAGGCGGGCAGGTGCTGGTGGTGCCGGCCAATGCGCCCTACAAGAGCGTGGGTGAGCTGGTGGCCTTTGCCAAGGCCAACCCCGGCAAGCTGAGCTTTGGCAGCGGCAGCTCGTCCAGCCGCATCGCGGGGGAGATGCTCAAGCAACTGGCGGGCGTGGACATCCTGCATGTGCCCTACAAGAGCAACCCGCTGGCCATCACCGACCTGCTGGGTGGACAGATCAATCTGATGATCACCGACGTCTCCACCGGCGTGCCGCAGATCAAGGCCGGCAAGCTGCGCGCCCTGGGCTACTCCACCCCCAAGCGCAGCACCCAGCTGCCCGATGTGCCCACCATTGCCGAAGCCGGCGTCAAAGGCTACGACATGGGCTACTGGTTTGCCGCCTACGCCCCCGCCCATACGCCGGCCCCCGTGGTGGCCAGGCTCAACCAGTTGCTGACCACCGCCGTGGGCAGCGCTGCGGCCAAATCGTTCTTCGAGATGTCGGGTTCCGAGCCCTGGACCACCACCCCGCAAGAGCTGGCACAGTTCCAGGCGGCAGAAACCCAGAAATGGGGCCAGGTGATCAAGGCCGCGGGCATCACACCCGAATGA
- a CDS encoding DUF4810 domain-containing protein, whose amino-acid sequence MKISSAIRTGSALALTALLVGCVSAPKPLYSWNGYQTQVYSYLKSDGPAQEEQILELEKGVQQTAGKDAHLPPGYQAHLGLLYLNTGRTDQALAAWEQEKQQFPESAPYINYLVSNLKKNGN is encoded by the coding sequence ATGAAGATCTCTTCGGCCATCCGTACCGGCAGCGCCCTGGCCCTGACTGCATTGTTGGTGGGCTGCGTGTCCGCTCCCAAGCCACTCTACAGCTGGAACGGCTACCAGACACAGGTTTACAGCTACCTCAAGAGCGATGGGCCGGCACAGGAAGAGCAGATCCTGGAGCTGGAAAAAGGCGTGCAGCAAACCGCCGGCAAGGATGCACACCTGCCCCCCGGCTACCAGGCCCACCTTGGTCTGCTGTACCTGAACACCGGCCGCACCGACCAGGCCCTGGCCGCCTGGGAACAGGAGAAACAGCAGTTTCCCGAGTCGGCTCCCTACATCAACTACCTGGTCAGCAACCTGAAGAAGAACGGCAACTGA
- a CDS encoding cysteine-rich CWC family protein encodes MAFSAPSPVASTSVDPLRCPLCGQSNQCAITAGLAPESCWCMGADIAPDALAAIPEAQRRQSCLCPRCAAGQFPGRAPATTTTTTTTTTATAPRN; translated from the coding sequence ATGGCGTTCTCTGCACCTTCCCCTGTCGCTTCCACCAGCGTGGACCCGCTGCGCTGCCCCCTGTGCGGCCAGAGCAACCAGTGCGCCATCACCGCCGGCCTGGCCCCGGAAAGCTGCTGGTGCATGGGCGCCGATATCGCTCCCGACGCGCTGGCCGCCATTCCCGAAGCCCAGCGCCGCCAGTCCTGCCTATGCCCGCGTTGCGCCGCCGGGCAGTTCCCGGGGAGAGCCCCGGCGACCACGACCACGACCACGACCACGACCACGGCCACGGCACCGCGCAACTGA
- a CDS encoding LysR family transcriptional regulator — protein sequence MNLSARDIQAFMALAEVKNFTRAAARCHLSQPAFSALIKALEDSVGLRLFDRSTRHVLLTQEGERFLLSAQRIAAELDDCARAMRDTAQLARGHVAVALLPSLAAGWLPQVLAQFMARHPGVELAVHDVLSEPCIAAVAQGDADFALAAIRADTPELQAEPFCRDNFHLVCRTDHPLAAQAQIRVGDLQPWPFVHLARHSSVRQYLDAALFPQTLRTLVEVEQLATVMGLVQAGLGISVVPALSLFHFDKPGLCTRPLPLPGMERQIYLVRRRERSLSVAAQALYRLMLAMRPVLGSA from the coding sequence ATGAATCTTTCGGCGCGGGACATCCAGGCCTTTATGGCGCTGGCCGAGGTGAAGAACTTCACCCGCGCCGCCGCGCGCTGCCACCTGTCGCAGCCTGCGTTCAGCGCCCTCATCAAGGCGCTGGAGGACAGCGTGGGCCTGCGCCTGTTTGACCGCAGCACGCGCCACGTGCTGCTGACGCAGGAGGGTGAGCGCTTCTTGCTGTCGGCCCAGCGCATCGCGGCCGAGCTGGACGACTGCGCCCGCGCCATGCGCGACACCGCCCAGCTGGCGCGCGGCCATGTGGCAGTGGCGCTGCTGCCGTCGCTGGCAGCGGGGTGGCTGCCGCAGGTGCTGGCGCAGTTCATGGCCCGGCACCCGGGGGTGGAGCTGGCGGTGCACGATGTGCTGTCCGAGCCCTGCATTGCCGCCGTGGCCCAGGGCGATGCCGACTTTGCCCTGGCCGCCATCCGCGCCGATACGCCCGAGCTGCAGGCCGAGCCGTTTTGCCGCGACAACTTTCATTTGGTGTGCCGTACCGACCACCCGCTGGCCGCCCAGGCGCAGATCCGTGTGGGCGATCTGCAGCCCTGGCCTTTTGTGCACCTGGCCCGGCACAGCAGCGTGCGCCAGTACCTGGATGCCGCGCTGTTTCCGCAAACCCTGCGCACCCTGGTGGAGGTGGAGCAACTGGCCACGGTGATGGGGCTGGTGCAGGCGGGCCTGGGCATCAGCGTGGTGCCGGCGCTGTCGCTGTTCCACTTTGACAAACCGGGCCTGTGCACCCGGCCCTTGCCGCTGCCGGGGATGGAGCGTCAGATCTACCTGGTGCGCCGGCGTGAGCGCAGCCTGTCCGTGGCGGCCCAGGCCCTGTACCGCCTGATGCTGGCAATGCGGCCGGTGCTGGGGTCGGCCTAG